The Archangium primigenium genomic interval CCGGACGAGGGCTCCCGGCGCCTGGCGCGCAACACCCAGCTCATCCTGCGCGACGAGTCGAGCCTCAACCGGGTGGCGGACCCGGCGGGCGGCAGCTACTACCTGGAGCGGCTCACGGACGAGCTGGCCCGCGCGGCCTGGGCGGAGCTGCGGCGCATCGAGTCACTCGGTGGCATGGCCCGCGCCCTGGCCGAGGGCGACGTGCGCCGGGTGCTCGACGAGACGCGCGCGGCGCGGGACAAGGCCGTGCGCACGCGCAAGCTGCCCATCGTGGGCGTGAGCGAGTTTCCCCACCTGGGCGAGGCCCCGGTGCGCCGCGAGGGCCCCGCGCCCCAGGCCACGCGGGTGGCCGCGGGCTTCGAGGGCCTGCGGGACGCGAGTGACCGGTACCTCGCCGCGCACGGCACCCGGCCGCTCGCCTTCATGGCGAACCTGGGCACGGTGGCCGAGCACACGGCGCGCGCGACGTGGATCGCCAACGTGCTGGCGGTGGGCGGCATCGAGGGGCGCGAGCACCAGGGCTTCGCGGACGTGGAGGCCGCGGCGGCGCTCTTCGCCGCGTCGGGCGCCCCGCTCGCGGTCATCTCCGGCCCGGACGCGCTCTACCCCGAGTGGGTGCCCGCCTTGGCCCAGGCGCTCAAGGCCCGGGGGGCGCGCGCGGTGGCCGTCGCCGGACGTCCCGGGGAGCACGAGGCCGCGTTCCGCGCGGCGGGCGTGGACCTCTTCCTCTTCGCGGGCGCGGACGTGTTCGCGCTCCTGTCCTCGCTGCACCAGCAGCTCGGAGTGGCCTGATGCGCCCCCACGTTCCCGACTTCGCCGGCCTCGACTTCGACGCGCCCGAGACCCGCCCCACCCCGGCGGTGCTCGAGGCCCAGCGGCGCCAGGCCCAGGCGGCCACGCACGCCGCCGAGCGCTGGGACACCCCCGAGGGCCTGCCCCTCAAGCCCGTCTACACCCCGGAGGACCTGGAGGGCGTGGAGCACCTGGGCTCGCTGCCGGGCCTGCCGCCGTTCGTGCGCGGCCCCTACTCCACCATGTACGTGCAGCAGCCGTGGACGGTGCGCCAGTACGCGGGCTTCTCCACGGCCGAGGCCTCCAACGCCTTCTACCGGCGCAACCTCGCCGCCGGCCAGAAGGGCCTGTCCATCGCGTTCGACCTGGCCACCCACCGCGGCTACGACAGCGACCATCCCCGGGTGGCCGGCGACGTGGGCATGGCGGGCGTGGCCATCGACTCCATCAAGGACATGCGGATTCTCTTCGATCGCATCCCGCTCGATCAGATGAGCGTGTCCATGACGATGAACGGCGCGGTGCTCCCGGTGCTCGCGCTCTACGTGGTCGCGGCCGAGGAACAGGGCGTCCGTCCCGAGCAGCTCAGCGGCACCATCCAGAACGACATCCTCAAGGAGTTCATGGTCCGCAACACGTACATCTACCCGCCGGGCCCCTCCATGCGGATCATCGGCGACATCTTCCGCTTCACCGCCGAGCGCATGCCGCGCTTCAACAGCATCAGCATCAGCGGCTACCACATGCAGGAGGCCGGGGCGACGCAGGACCTGGAGCTCGGCTACACGCTGGCGGACGGCGTGGAGTACGTGCGCGCGGGGCTCCAGGCGGGGCTCGGGGTGGACGCGTTCGCGCCCCGGCTGTCGTTCTTCTGGGCCATCGGCATGAACTTCTTCATGGAGGTGGCCAAGATGCGCGCGGCCCGGATGCTCTGGGCCCAGCTCATCAAGGGCTTCTCCCCCCAGAGCGACAAGAGCCTGGCGCTGCGCACCCACTGCCAGACGTCCGGCTGGAGCCTCACCGCCCAGGACGTGTACAACAACGTGGTGCGCACGTGCGTGGAGGCCATGGCCGCCACCCAGGGCCACACCCAGAGCCTGCACACCAACTCGCTCGACGAGGCCATCGCGCTGCCCACGGACTTCAGCGCGCGCATCGCCCGCAACACCCAGCTCTACCTCCAGTTGGAGAGCGGCACCACGCGCGTCATCGACCCCTGGGGCGGCAGCTACTACGTGGAGCGGCTCACCCACGAGCTCGCCCACAAGGCCTGGGGCCACATCCAGGAGGTGGAGGCCCTGGGCGGCATGACCAAGGCCATCGAGGCGGGACTGCCCAAGCTGCGCATCGAGGAGGCGGCGGCGCGCACCCAGGCCCGCATCGACTCGGGACGCCAGGCCATCATCGGGGTGAACAAGTACCCGCCCGAGCGTGAGGACACGCTGGACATCCTCAAGGTGGACAACTCGGCGGTGCGCGAGGCGCAGATCGCCCGGCTGCGGGAGCTGCGCGCCGAGCGCGACGCGGCCGAGGTGCGCCGGCGGCTGGACGCGCTCACCGAGGCGGGCCGGCGCGGCGAGGGCAACCTGCTCGCGCTCGCCATCGACGCGGCGCGCGCCAAGGCCACGGTGGGCGAGATGAGCGATGCCCTGGAAAAAGTCTTCGGCCGCTACGAGGCCACGGTGCGCGGGGTGACGGGCGTGTATTCGAGCGAGGCGGGCAAGGACACGCAGATCGCCGAGGCGCGCCAGCGCGCGGACACCTTCCTCGAGCGCTTCGGCCGTCGGCCGCGCATCCTCATCGCGAAGATGGGCCAGGACGGACATGACCGGGGCCAGAAGGTCATCGCCACGGCATTCGCGGACCTGGGCTTCGACGTGGACATCGGCCCGCTGTTCCAGACGCCCGAGGAGTCCGCGCGCCAGGCGGTGGAGAACGACGTGCACGTCGTGGGCGCCAGCTCGCTCGCCGCGGGCCACCTCACCCTGGTGCCCCAGCTCAAGCAGGCGCTCGCCGCCCTGGGCCGCGAGGACATCATGATCGTCGTGGGCGGCGTCATCCCGCCCCAGGACTACGACGCCCTGCGCGCCTCGGGGGCCTCGGCCATCTTCGGCCCCGGCACCGTCATCGCCAAGGCGGCCATCGAGCTGCTCGACAAGCTCTCGGCGGCCATGGAGGAGGCGTGAAACCCCTGCCCGCGGACACCTATGTGCAAGGTGTGCGGGCGGGCGATCGCGCCCTGCTCGCGCGCGCCATCACCCTGGTGGAGAGCGAGCACCCGCGCCACGCCGCGCTCGCGCAGGAGGTGCTCGCGCGGCTCTTGCCCCACACCGGGGGCAGCCGGCGCGTGGGCATCAGCGGCGTGCCCGGTGTGGGCAAGAGCACCTTCATCGACGCGCTGGGCATGCACCTGGTGGACACGGGCCGGCGCGTGGCGGTGCTGGCCATCGACCCGTCCAGCACCCTCACCGGCGGCAGCATCCTCGGGGACAAGACGCGCATGGCCCGGCTGGCACGCGAGCCCTCGGCCTACATCCGGCCCAGCCCCTCGGGCGGGACGCTCGGCGGCGTGGCCCGCAAGACGCGCGAGACGCTGCTGCTGTGCGAGGCGGCCGGCTTCGACGTGGTGCTGGTGGAGACGGTGGGCGTGGGCCAGTCGGAGACGGTGGTCGCGGACCTGGTGGACTTCTACCTCGTGCTGATGCTGGCGGGCGCGGGCGACGAACTCCAAGGCATCAAGCGCGGCATCCTCGAGGTCTCGGACATGCTCGCCATCAACAAGGCGGACGGCGACAACGCCCCGCGCGCGCTCCGGGCCCAGGCCCAGTACCGCGCCGCCCTGCACCTGATGCGCCCGGGCGCCGAGCCCGAGGTGCGCACGTGCAGCGCGCTGGAGGGCGTGGGCATCGACACGCTCTGGGCCTCGCTCGAGCGACAGCTCGGCGAGCGCCGGGCCTCGGGCGCGCTGGAGCAGCGCCGGCGGGCCCAGCAGGTGGAGTGGTGGTGGAACCTCGTGGAGGACGGCGTGCGAGCGGCCATGCGGGCGCACCCCGAGGTGGCGGCCCTGCTGCCCACGCTGGAGACGGACGTGCGCGAGGGGCGGGCCACGCCCACCGCGGCCGCACTGCGCGTGCTGCGCGCGTTCCTGCCGGGCCCGGGGGCTTGACGGGCCGCGTCGAGGCCGAAATCCCCTCGTCGCGATCCCTTGCCTCGGTCTTCACCCGGCTCTTACTGTAGGTGGCGTGAGAGTCCTTCAGCCCACCGTCCCCTCGCCCTACAAGCCCCGCTTTCACGTCCGGATCGTCACGGCCGCCTCGCTCTTCGACGGCCATGACGCGGCCATCAACGTCATGCGCCGCCTCATGCAGGCCTCGGGCGCGGAGATCATCCACCTGGGCCACAACCGCTCGGTGGCGGAGATCGTCGACTGCGCCATCCAGGAGGACGCGCAGGGCATCGCCATCACGTCCTACCAGGGCGGCCACGTCGAGTTCTTCAAGTACATGATCGATCTGCTGCGCGAGCGCGGCGCGAACATCAAGGTGTTCGGCGGCGGCGGCGGCACCATCCTCCCCTCGGAGATCGAGGAGCTGCACCGCTACGGGGTCAGCCGCATCTATTCCCCGGACGACGGCCGGGCCATGGGCCTGCAGGGGATGATCGACGATCTCATCGCCCAGTGTGACTTCGAGAAGCGCTCGGAGGACTTCGCGCCCTTCATGGGCACGTCCGCGCCGCGCGAGTCCTCGCGCCTCGCCTCGCTCATCACCATCGCGGAGAACTTCGCCCCGGTGGGCGAGCAGCTGCGCGCGGCGCTCGCCCGCGCGGACGTGCAGGGCCCCCGGGTGCCCGTGCTCGGCATCACCGGCACCGGCGGCGCGGGCAAGTCGAGCCTCGTGGACGAGCTGGTGCGGCGCTTCCTCGCGGACTTCCCGGACAAGACGCTCGCGGTGCTGTCCGTGGATCCGTCCAAGCGCAAGTCCGGCGGCGCGCTGCTGGGCGATCGCATCCGCATGAACGCCATCCACCACCCCAACGTGTACATGCGCTCCATGGCCACGCGGCAGAGCAACCTCGCCCTGTCCAAGCACGTGGGTGACTCGATCGAGATCTGCAAGGCCGCGGGGTTCGATCTCATCGTGGTGGAGACGTCGGGCATCGGCCAGTCGGACACGGAGATCACCGAGCACTCGGACGTGTCGCTCTACGTGATGACGGCCGAGTACGGCGCGGCGACCCAGCTCGAGAAGATCGACATGCTCGACTTCGCGGACGTCATCGCCATCAACAAGTTCGACAAGCGCGGCTCGCTGGACGCGCTGCGCGACGTGCGCAAGCAGTGGAAGCGCAACCACAACGCCTTCTCCACGCCGGACGACGCCCTGCCCGTCCACGGCACCATCGCCTCGCAGTTCAACGACCCGGGCATGAACCAGCTCTACCGGGCGCTCATCGACGCCATCGCGAAGAAGACGGGCGCGCCGCTCACGTCCGGCTTCGCGCTCACCCCGGGCATGAGCGAGAAGAAGTGGATCATCCCCCCGGACCGCACGCGCTACCTCGCGGAGATCGTCGAGACGTGCGAGGGCTATGATCGCTCGGTGCGCGCCCAGGCGGCGATCGCGCGGCGCATGTACCAGCTGCACGGCACCATCGAGGCCCTGCGCGCCAACGTGGGCAAGAAGCGCCTGGAGATCGTCGAGCCCAAGGACACCTCGGGCGTGGTGCACGTCACCGAGCGCGTGGAGGGCGAGCCGGCCTACCTGAGCGAGCTGGTGGAGCTCTACCGCGACCTGGAGTCGCGCCTGCACCCGGACTGCCGGCGGCTGCTCGCGGAGTGGCCGGCGACCAAGCGGCGCTACGCGGCGAGCAAGTACCAGTTCCAGGTGCGCGACAAGGTGATCGAGCTGGACCTGTACACCGAGACGCTCTCGCACCTGCGCGTGCCGAAGATCGCCCTGCCCCGCTACGAGGACTGGGGCGACATCCTCACGTGGCTCCTGCGCGAGAACGCCCCGGGCGCCTTCCCCTTCACCGCGGGTGTCTTCCCGCTCAAGCGCGAGAACGAGGACCCGGCGCGCATGTTCGCCGGCGAGGGCGGTCCCGAGCGCACCAACAAGCGCTTCCACTACGTGTCGCGCGGCATGCCGGCCAAGCGCCTGTCCACGGCGTTCGACTCGGTGACGCTCTACGGCGAGGATCCGGATCCCCGGCCGGACATCTACGGCAAGGTGGGCAACTCGGGCGTGTCGATCGCCAGCGTGGACGACGCCAAGAAGCTCTACTCGGGCTTCGACCTGGCGGACCCGTCCACCTCCGTGTCGATGACCATCAACGGCCCGGCGCCCATGCTGCTCGGCTTCTTCCTCAACGCCGCGGTGGATCAGCAGTGCGAGAAGTGGATCCGCGCCCAAGGCCAGGTGGAAGCGGTCGAGAAGAAGATCGACGCCCTCTACCAGGAGAAGGGCGTGCCCCGGCCGCGCTACCAGGGCGAGCTGCCCGCGGGCAATGACGGCCTGGGCCTGCTGCTGCTCGGCGTGTCCGGCGACGAGGTGCTGCCGCGGGACGTGTACGAGCGCATCCGCGCGAGCACGCTCCAGGCGGTGCGCGGCACGGTGCAGGCGGACATCCTCAAGGAGGATCAGGCGCAGAACACGTGCATCTTCTCGACGGAGTTCGCCCTGCGGATGATGGGCGACATCCAGCAGCACTTCATCGACAAGAAGGTGCGCAACTTCTACTCGGTGTCCATCTCCGGCTACCACATCGCCGAGGCGGGGGCGAACCCCATCTCCCAGCTGGCCTTCACGCTGGCCAACGGCTTCACCTTCGTCGAGTACTACCTGTCGCGGGGGATGAACATCGACGACTTCGCGCCCAACCTGTCGTTCTTCTTCTCCAACGGCATGGACCCCGAGTACACGGTGCTCGGCCGCGTGGCGCGCCGCATCTGGGCCAAGGCGATGCGGGACAAGTACGGCGGCAATGACCGCTCGCAGAAGCTCAAGTACCACATCCAGACGTCCGGTCGGAGCCTGCACGCGCAGGAGATCGCCTTCAACGACATCCGCACCACGCTGCAGGCCCTGCTCGCGCTCAACGACAACTGCAACTCGCTGCACACCAACGCCTACGACGAGGCCATCACCACGCCCACCGAGGAGAGCGTGCGGCGCGCGCTGGCCATCCAGCTCGTCATCAACAAGGAGTTCGGCCTCAGCAAGAACGAGAACCCGAACCAGGGCTCCTTCGTGGTGGAGGAGCTGACGGACCTGGTGGAGGCGGCGGTGCTCGCGGAGTTCCGCTCCATCTCGGACCGCGGCGGCGTGCTCGGGGCGATGGAGCGCATGTACCAGCGCTCGAAGATCCAAGAGGAGTCGCTGTACTACGAGACGCTCAAGCACGACGGCTCGCTGCCCATCATCGGCGTGAACACCTTCCTGGATCCCAAGGGCTCGCCCACCATCACCCCGCCCGAGGTCATCCGCGCCACCCAGGAGGAGAAGGACTACGCCATCGCGTCGCGCGACGCCTTCTGGAAGCGCAACGCCCAGGTGGCGCCCCAGACGCTGGAGGCCGTGCGCCGCGCGGCGCTCGACAACGGCAACGTCTTCGCCGCGCTGATGGAGGCCTGCAAGGTGTGCACGCTCGGGCAGCTGTCGCGCGCCCTGTACGAGGTGGGCGGCCAGTACCGGCGCAACATGTAGAGCGGATTTGACGGGCCCTCGTCCGAGCGAGGGTCCGTCAGTAGCTCGAGATGTCGACCTCCTCTAGGAAGGCGCGCTTCACGGCGACCTTCTCCCTCTTCGAGGAGATTGTGACGTCCTTGTCCTTCTTCTCGTCGTAGCGGAGCTTCTCGGTGATCTTGAGCCCCGTGAGCAGATTGGTGCTCACCTTCTTGAGCTCATCGTGCCCGTGCAGGTGGATCAGTAGAGCATGCTCGCGGCCCCCGCGAAGCGCAGCGTGTCGTCCATGTTCAGGTCGCCCTGAATCGTCGAGCATCCGACTCGAGGGGATGAAGTCCTTGGGAATTATCCTAGTCAGGACCCATTCCCTGGACTCCGGAAACACGGATGCGGTGACGTATTCAACAGAAGCGAATTCCAGGTCACACTTGCAACCGCTCTAAGTCCTTGACTAACCTCAGCTGCCTTCAAATCCATCGTGGAATCGACCAGAGGGGGGGCAAATAAGCCATCCGCACAAGAACGTGGCGCCAGTCAATCTTGGGGGCCGTGGCCGAGTAGTGAGTGAGTTGCAGCGGCACGTCATCTTGCTTCGATACGATACGGTCGGACTAAACGGCCTCCTTTGGCCAGAAATCATGGGTAACAGCGACTCGCTAACGTGGCTCACTAGAAGGAACGTTCCATGAAAAATGCAGAGGAAGGTTGCGTCATCCTGTACGGCCGTGGTGCGGAATTGGGTGACTTTGGGGTTTTTGCTCAGCACTTGGCCAAGTCCCTTGAGACAACGTTTCCGCGAGAGCGGATGTTGGTTCAGTCCATCGAACGAAAGAAAGACTTCTTCGATTTCTTCAGCAAGACAGTGAAAGGTAAATTCAAAATCAAGCAGTTGCACGTATTCTCACATGCGTATGGGGCCGCGTTGTCGCTCGGCTACCATGATCCGGACATTGGGCGGCATAGGGTCGCCGTTGCAGCAGAATACGACGAAAAAAAGAACAGGATTCCCATGGAGAAGGTGTTGGCGACAGAAGTCGGTACCATTTTCACCGACGACCTGTTGACCCAACTCTTGTCCGTCAAGCAGACCGTCCGAAACACATTCGCGAGCAAGGGCACATCTATCAAGCTCTGGGGCTGCAACGCTGGAGTGGCAAACTGGGTCTACTCAGACAGCGAGGGCACCTATTACTGGCGTGCCTTGAACACCAAGAATACGCCTAAGCCGAGCATCGCCCAAGGAATCGCTACGTTCTTCAACGTTGAGACTTACGGCGCGTTAAGCGGATCGCATGTTGAGGTGAAAGTTGGTGGGAGATGGATTACGTCGGATGTCTACAAATTAAAGCATGGCAAATACCCGCCTCCCAGCATTCAAACCAGGCTTCATCCAGACAAGGGTGACTATGTCAAGTTCAAGCCGTGATTGGCGGTTGTTGTGTTTGGCATTGAGCCTGTGTGGTTCTCTGGCTTGGTCGGATGCGAAGCATGAAACGCGCCGGGATGTAACCTGCTTTTCGCTCAGGGGAACCACCTATCTCACGTCCAAGATGGACATCCGTGCTCCTGGAGTAGAGATTGTTGCGGTTCATGAGAGCAATCCAGAAAAGCAGGAGAAGGTTGTTTCGGATGCCCGAGGG includes:
- a CDS encoding carboxypeptidase-like regulatory domain-containing protein, translated to MALSLCGSLAWSDAKHETRRDVTCFSLRGTTYLTSKMDIRAPGVEIVAVHESNPEKQEKVVSDARGRFKLSCLKKGRYEFRVQKKLTRSDAQKLPAHLAMEKGRVVRSVLDYVVEESSSFSFGLISDP
- a CDS encoding methylmalonyl-CoA mutase family protein, producing MRVLQPTVPSPYKPRFHVRIVTAASLFDGHDAAINVMRRLMQASGAEIIHLGHNRSVAEIVDCAIQEDAQGIAITSYQGGHVEFFKYMIDLLRERGANIKVFGGGGGTILPSEIEELHRYGVSRIYSPDDGRAMGLQGMIDDLIAQCDFEKRSEDFAPFMGTSAPRESSRLASLITIAENFAPVGEQLRAALARADVQGPRVPVLGITGTGGAGKSSLVDELVRRFLADFPDKTLAVLSVDPSKRKSGGALLGDRIRMNAIHHPNVYMRSMATRQSNLALSKHVGDSIEICKAAGFDLIVVETSGIGQSDTEITEHSDVSLYVMTAEYGAATQLEKIDMLDFADVIAINKFDKRGSLDALRDVRKQWKRNHNAFSTPDDALPVHGTIASQFNDPGMNQLYRALIDAIAKKTGAPLTSGFALTPGMSEKKWIIPPDRTRYLAEIVETCEGYDRSVRAQAAIARRMYQLHGTIEALRANVGKKRLEIVEPKDTSGVVHVTERVEGEPAYLSELVELYRDLESRLHPDCRRLLAEWPATKRRYAASKYQFQVRDKVIELDLYTETLSHLRVPKIALPRYEDWGDILTWLLRENAPGAFPFTAGVFPLKRENEDPARMFAGEGGPERTNKRFHYVSRGMPAKRLSTAFDSVTLYGEDPDPRPDIYGKVGNSGVSIASVDDAKKLYSGFDLADPSTSVSMTINGPAPMLLGFFLNAAVDQQCEKWIRAQGQVEAVEKKIDALYQEKGVPRPRYQGELPAGNDGLGLLLLGVSGDEVLPRDVYERIRASTLQAVRGTVQADILKEDQAQNTCIFSTEFALRMMGDIQQHFIDKKVRNFYSVSISGYHIAEAGANPISQLAFTLANGFTFVEYYLSRGMNIDDFAPNLSFFFSNGMDPEYTVLGRVARRIWAKAMRDKYGGNDRSQKLKYHIQTSGRSLHAQEIAFNDIRTTLQALLALNDNCNSLHTNAYDEAITTPTEESVRRALAIQLVINKEFGLSKNENPNQGSFVVEELTDLVEAAVLAEFRSISDRGGVLGAMERMYQRSKIQEESLYYETLKHDGSLPIIGVNTFLDPKGSPTITPPEVIRATQEEKDYAIASRDAFWKRNAQVAPQTLEAVRRAALDNGNVFAALMEACKVCTLGQLSRALYEVGGQYRRNM
- the scpA gene encoding methylmalonyl-CoA mutase codes for the protein MRPHVPDFAGLDFDAPETRPTPAVLEAQRRQAQAATHAAERWDTPEGLPLKPVYTPEDLEGVEHLGSLPGLPPFVRGPYSTMYVQQPWTVRQYAGFSTAEASNAFYRRNLAAGQKGLSIAFDLATHRGYDSDHPRVAGDVGMAGVAIDSIKDMRILFDRIPLDQMSVSMTMNGAVLPVLALYVVAAEEQGVRPEQLSGTIQNDILKEFMVRNTYIYPPGPSMRIIGDIFRFTAERMPRFNSISISGYHMQEAGATQDLELGYTLADGVEYVRAGLQAGLGVDAFAPRLSFFWAIGMNFFMEVAKMRAARMLWAQLIKGFSPQSDKSLALRTHCQTSGWSLTAQDVYNNVVRTCVEAMAATQGHTQSLHTNSLDEAIALPTDFSARIARNTQLYLQLESGTTRVIDPWGGSYYVERLTHELAHKAWGHIQEVEALGGMTKAIEAGLPKLRIEEAAARTQARIDSGRQAIIGVNKYPPEREDTLDILKVDNSAVREAQIARLRELRAERDAAEVRRRLDALTEAGRRGEGNLLALAIDAARAKATVGEMSDALEKVFGRYEATVRGVTGVYSSEAGKDTQIAEARQRADTFLERFGRRPRILIAKMGQDGHDRGQKVIATAFADLGFDVDIGPLFQTPEESARQAVENDVHVVGASSLAAGHLTLVPQLKQALAALGREDIMIVVGGVIPPQDYDALRASGASAIFGPGTVIAKAAIELLDKLSAAMEEA
- the meaB gene encoding methylmalonyl Co-A mutase-associated GTPase MeaB, whose product is MKPLPADTYVQGVRAGDRALLARAITLVESEHPRHAALAQEVLARLLPHTGGSRRVGISGVPGVGKSTFIDALGMHLVDTGRRVAVLAIDPSSTLTGGSILGDKTRMARLAREPSAYIRPSPSGGTLGGVARKTRETLLLCEAAGFDVVLVETVGVGQSETVVADLVDFYLVLMLAGAGDELQGIKRGILEVSDMLAINKADGDNAPRALRAQAQYRAALHLMRPGAEPEVRTCSALEGVGIDTLWASLERQLGERRASGALEQRRRAQQVEWWWNLVEDGVRAAMRAHPEVAALLPTLETDVREGRATPTAAALRVLRAFLPGPGA